The genomic stretch CGGGCATAGTGGAAAAACCTATGTTTTACGAGAAGTTCTATGCCTATTTATCCAAGGACCATCCGCTATTGGGAGAAAAAGTCTTCCATCCAGAAAAGGTGCTAAAAGAAGATTTCTGGGTGCTGCAGCAGGGGCATTGTTTCCGCGACCAGGTAATCAATCTCTGTGACCAAAGCCTGAGTGGCCCAAAAAACTTTCACTACGAAAGTGGTTCTTTGGAAGGCCTGAAAAACATGGTGAACCGCTACAAAGGGGTGACGCTGCTACCAGAGCTCGCAACACTTGAACTTTCGGAGGAAGAAAAAACCAGGCTGAGGCCATTCGAAGGCACTTCTCCTACCAGAGAAGTGAGTATTATTCTGAATAGAAGTTTTCTAAAACAAAAACTTGTGGAGTTGCTCTTTAAAGAAATTACCGATTCTATTCCGGAGGAGATGACTTCAAAAGCCCATGGTAAAATCGTGAGGTTTAAGTAGGGCTTACCTTTTACTTAGGATGTAATGCTCTGCCAGATCGCCGGTGATCATATTCCCTTCCATATCAAGTTGCCAAATGCGGTTTTCTCCTACCTTATATTGGTTTGGACCCTGGGCTACCTTTTCCAGTGTGATAATAGAACCTGTTTCGTCCCAAGTGAAAGAACCCGTACTTTCTTGCTCCAGTGCGTCGTTCCTTCCTAAGTAGTTGGTGACAAGCTTATACGTTTTATCTTTATTCAAAGTAAGGGCAACCTCTATACCTTCGCAGCTTGCACAGGGCACGGTACCTTTGTAAGTCCCATTCCAATCGAGTGAAGTAGCGGAGTTATCCCCGGAGTACATCGTTATTTCTTCAACGTTATTTACTGTATCTTCTTCTTTTTTCTCTTCAGATGAAGTACAAGATGTAATGAATAACAGCGCGGAAAAAAGGCAAAGAAGGCTCAGTGGTTTGATCATCGGATATAGATTTTGACTTTCTTCAGATCATCAAGAATTAGACCGATTGAGTCCATTTAGGTTAGCTCTAGAGACTTTGTAGATGAAAATTGGCAAAAAAAAGAGAAGACCTACGTCCTCTCCATGTTAATACTACTATTTGAGTCCTAAAGAGCTTTTGGCCCCATCGGCAAATAGCCAACAATTACTATTTCAGTCAGCATTTTGTCTTTAAGGAATTTTGCCTGATTCAAGTCCATTTCCGCAAGTAGCTCTTTCCCTTCCATTGTGAGTATCTCAGCTCTGTTCTCATATAAGCTTGGCATATAAGGGTTTTCTTCCAATGCTTCATTTACTTTGTCGAGAGGGGATTTTTCCTCTGGTTTCTGAGATGTTGAGATAAAAGGATTTGGTGGAAATCTATTTTCTTTAGACAGCTTGAAGTCAAAGCTCATCATATAATCCGAATCATAACTTTTACCATCCATAAAGGAAGGATCCCATTTTTCCCTCAGAATAACTAAAACTCTCTCTATTTCCTCTTCAAAGGCTAAATTGCCAGACAAAAAATCATGCTCTCCAGTCATGTGGCCCGTTTGATCTATTTTTAAAGACACCACTACTTGCCCTTCAACCTCACCCTTCCTCAGTTCAGCTGGATATTTTAAATTATCAGATAACAATCTATTCATAGCAGGAGTAGAACCCGATTTTTGAGCAAAAACTCCACTGATGCAAATAAGGAAAACCAGAAATAACGAAGACCACTTTTTCATAGGTAACTTGGGTTAAAGGGTTAAAAACATAATCTATTAACTACCAACGAAGTAAGCAAGATTAATGTTCGGGACAATTAGTCTAAGCTTAGCTACCAGATCAAATAAAAACCCCAAAGTGCCAAAGATTTCCAGCTGGGTCATGAAGAAAAAACTCACTACCCCAGTCATTGTATTGGATGGAGCTCAGCTTTGTACCCGGGAATTTATCAGGTAAGCCCAAAACTTTAATTGCTTCCCAATAGGATTCCAGATCATCCTCAATCTCCAAAAAAATCATTGAATTTTCGCACCAAGGCTTTAGGTAATAATCCTGAAGATAGAAGGAAACGTTTTCTTTGATATGCACCACAGACATATTTTCTGATACAGGCTGAACTTGGAATCCCAGCACTTCATAAAAGCGCCTGCTTTCAGCATAATCTTTCGCCCCGATAAATGTCCTTATGGATTTTGCTGGATGAATCATACACCAAATTGCGTTAGGTGGTGATCGAGATGTTTATAGAATTGGTTATTCCATTCCTGGGTGGTCATTGGCCCAAAGGAAAGCGATTCCTTCCCGTCAAAATAGTTAGGCCCGTAATCAAAGGTTTTCTGCACAAAGGAGATTAATCGTTTTTTCTCCACATCGAAGTCTTTCCTCTCACTGATGATAAAGACCGGTGCGGTTCTTGAATTTCTAGGATAGGGCTTTTCGTTGACCACTCCACTTTTCACAAAGGTTTTTAACAAGAATCTCATTAAACCATTTGGCTTGGGGTGCTTATCTGTGTAGGCCATCTCATAGGCTACACTGCAGTGGGCGAGCATTTGATCTACGCTCATTTTCCCCCAAGCCGGGGTAGAATCAGGGGAGAGCTTGTTGATTCTTTGGATCGTCTCCTCGTTGACTTTCGGGTCAAAAATATTCTTCATTTTCTGTGACGGATTTGTATAACCTAAATTAAGCAATGTCATGAGAATCCCATAACTATTAAAGATTCATTTGGTTTATATCATAAACCATTTTATAATTGTAAAAAATATGATATGGAAAAGAGTCTAAGCAGTGCTGAGTCGCTGGCAATAATCACAGAGATGATAGCAAAAGCAAAAAAGGAAACCACCGGAGACGGAAGCTACCAGCTACTGCTCTGGGGATGGGTAGTATCGCTCTGCAATCTCGGACAGTTCGTGCTTCAAAAACTGGGCTTCGAGAAACCTTACATGGTATGGTTATTAATAATCCCTGCAGTGATCCTCAGTGTGAGATGGGGGTACCTAAAAGCCAAGAACAGTCCTGTTAAATCACATTTGGGGATGATGGTCAATCAGATTTGGATTGCTGTGTTTGTAGGAATAGTCGTTGTCTTGAGCGCTATGCCCATACTAGGCTACAACCACAACCCGGTAATCCTACTTTTGGTAGCTGTAGGCATGTTTGCCACAGGAGCCATCATTCGGGTGAATGTATTCAAATTTGGCGCGGGAATTCTGGCAATTGGGGCTATTATTGCATTCCGGTTACCGGTAGTCGATCAAAATCTTGCTGCTGCGGTAGCCATCATCCTAGGCTATCTGGTGCCCGGATATTATCTGAAAAATAAATATAGTGAGCGAATTTAAACCTCTGGATCCTCTACTGCATTCCCAACTTCGTCTTGCCGTGATGTCCCTTTTGATCAGCGTGGAACAGGCGGAGTTTACATTTCTCAAGGAAAAAACCGAATCGACGGCCGGCAATCTCAGTGTGCAACTGGACAAACTGGAAAAAGCTGGTTATCTGGAAATAGAAAAGTCTTTTCGCGGAAAACGACCTTTGACCAAAGCTAAAATCACTTCACATGGAATCAGGGCATTTGAAGCTTATGTCAATGCCTTGAAAAACTACATCGGCT from Algoriphagus sp. NG3 encodes the following:
- a CDS encoding glyoxalase — encoded protein: MIHPAKSIRTFIGAKDYAESRRFYEVLGFQVQPVSENMSVVHIKENVSFYLQDYYLKPWCENSMIFLEIEDDLESYWEAIKVLGLPDKFPGTKLSSIQYNDWGSEFFLHDPAGNLWHFGVFI
- a CDS encoding transcriptional regulator, whose product is MSEFKPLDPLLHSQLRLAVMSLLISVEQAEFTFLKEKTESTAGNLSVQLDKLEKAGYLEIEKSFRGKRPLTKAKITSHGIRAFEAYVNALKNYIG
- a CDS encoding copper resistance protein NlpE, with product MIKPLSLLCLFSALLFITSCTSSEEKKEEDTVNNVEEITMYSGDNSATSLDWNGTYKGTVPCASCEGIEVALTLNKDKTYKLVTNYLGRNDALEQESTGSFTWDETGSIITLEKVAQGPNQYKVGENRIWQLDMEGNMITGDLAEHYILSKR
- a CDS encoding energy transducer TonB, translated to MLSDNLKYPAELRKGEVEGQVVVSLKIDQTGHMTGEHDFLSGNLAFEEEIERVLVILREKWDPSFMDGKSYDSDYMMSFDFKLSKENRFPPNPFISTSQKPEEKSPLDKVNEALEENPYMPSLYENRAEILTMEGKELLAEMDLNQAKFLKDKMLTEIVIVGYLPMGPKAL
- a CDS encoding hydrogen peroxide-inducible genes activator, translating into MTIQQLEYLIAVDKYRHFGHAAESCFVTQPTLSAQLSKLERDLGVILFDRSKMPVIPTEMGVHIIKQAKKVVSESKGIFELVADMKGDISGAIKLGIIPTLAPYLLHLFIRKFLEKYPNVKLEVQEMVTEDVVKKLKNDELDLGIIVTPLQEPGIVEKPMFYEKFYAYLSKDHPLLGEKVFHPEKVLKEDFWVLQQGHCFRDQVINLCDQSLSGPKNFHYESGSLEGLKNMVNRYKGVTLLPELATLELSEEEKTRLRPFEGTSPTREVSIILNRSFLKQKLVELLFKEITDSIPEEMTSKAHGKIVRFK
- a CDS encoding DUF1569 domain-containing protein, whose protein sequence is MKNIFDPKVNEETIQRINKLSPDSTPAWGKMSVDQMLAHCSVAYEMAYTDKHPKPNGLMRFLLKTFVKSGVVNEKPYPRNSRTAPVFIISERKDFDVEKKRLISFVQKTFDYGPNYFDGKESLSFGPMTTQEWNNQFYKHLDHHLTQFGV